The following coding sequences are from one Pigmentibacter sp. JX0631 window:
- the accB gene encoding acetyl-CoA carboxylase biotin carboxyl carrier protein — MVDVNKIEKLMSLMAKHGFDVVQAESSGEKISLARNVTQASLFNPTVQPTLQTNSIALSSKNGNVSTDSTSEQETTLQQNANKEEKVAKKLPDGITITSPFVGTFYRSSNPDAAPFVDLGAKIRKGQTLCIVEAMKLMNEIEAEIDGEIVAVLVDNAKPVEFGTPLFIVAPAM; from the coding sequence ATGGTTGATGTAAATAAAATTGAAAAATTGATGTCATTAATGGCAAAGCATGGGTTTGATGTGGTGCAAGCAGAATCCTCTGGTGAGAAAATTTCTTTAGCAAGAAATGTAACACAGGCATCTCTTTTTAACCCGACAGTGCAGCCAACTTTACAGACAAATTCAATAGCATTGTCTTCAAAAAATGGTAATGTTTCAACAGATAGTACATCTGAGCAAGAAACAACCTTACAACAAAATGCAAATAAAGAAGAAAAAGTAGCGAAAAAACTTCCTGATGGAATAACGATTACAAGCCCTTTTGTGGGAACTTTTTATCGTTCTTCTAACCCTGATGCGGCACCATTTGTTGATTTAGGAGCAAAAATTAGAAAAGGGCAAACTCTTTGTATAGTTGAAGCAATGAAATTAATGAATGAAATAGAGGCTGAAATAGATGGAGAAATAGTAGCTGTTTTAGTTGATAATGCAAAACCCGTAGAATTTGGAACTCCTTTGTTTATTGTTGCTCCTGCTATGTAA
- the efp gene encoding elongation factor P yields the protein MYDTRDFRRGLKVLMNNDPWVIVDFQHVNPGKGAAFTRTKVKNLRTGQVVEHNIKSGDKLEKPDVEERNMQFLYNDADGYNFMDTANYEQISLTNLEVGDTKNYLIENSVIKVVFFNNKPIGVETETFVELKVVETAPGVRGDTATGGSKPAKLETGLVVSVPFHINEGDILRIDTREGVYVDRVNRK from the coding sequence ATGTATGATACCCGTGATTTTAGAAGAGGTCTCAAAGTTTTAATGAATAATGATCCTTGGGTAATAGTAGATTTTCAGCATGTCAATCCTGGTAAAGGTGCAGCTTTTACAAGAACTAAGGTAAAAAATTTAAGAACTGGGCAAGTTGTCGAGCACAATATTAAAAGTGGTGACAAGCTAGAAAAACCGGATGTCGAAGAAAGAAATATGCAGTTCCTTTACAATGATGCTGATGGCTATAATTTCATGGATACTGCAAACTACGAACAAATTTCTCTAACAAACTTAGAAGTTGGCGACACAAAGAACTATTTAATCGAAAACTCAGTGATAAAAGTAGTATTTTTTAATAATAAACCAATAGGTGTCGAAACTGAAACCTTTGTAGAATTAAAAGTTGTAGAAACAGCCCCTGGTGTAAGAGGAGATACTGCTACAGGAGGCAGCAAACCTGCAAAATTAGAAACAGGACTTGTAGTAAGTGTCCCATTTCATATCAACGAGGGAGATATCCTAAGAATTGACACTCGTGAAGGTGTTTATGTAGATAGGGTAAATAGAAAATAA
- a CDS encoding YdcF family protein, protein MNNNQEIVTWDLDLKNYLKDFSYDAGLPIIILLICCIFLWLCVAKKITKILITLATLLFGIFCFRKTPDILIKPLLILSEQKENKKNNLIISKDLPHCIKQANAIVVLGGGIFQENLPATNSQIRLMGLSQLLILMNTNETKRLQIPVVLTGGYTNKEIKQSEAEAMKVFLNYFIKKNNHLKVITEEESKNTYQNSAYVKNIFSENKIEKNIILITNDFHMFRARKTFEKQGFNVCPISVLAQDSYGSGIFNFNNAITSVSLMNEYFGIIGYAWKGWLKF, encoded by the coding sequence ATGAATAATAATCAAGAAATAGTTACATGGGACTTAGATTTAAAAAATTATCTGAAAGATTTTTCCTATGATGCTGGACTACCTATCATAATTTTACTGATTTGTTGTATATTTCTATGGTTGTGTGTCGCAAAGAAAATAACTAAAATATTAATAACACTTGCAACATTACTATTTGGAATCTTTTGTTTTCGAAAAACTCCTGATATTCTTATAAAACCTTTGCTAATTTTAAGTGAACAAAAAGAAAATAAAAAAAATAATTTAATAATATCGAAAGATCTTCCACACTGTATTAAACAGGCAAATGCAATAGTTGTTCTTGGTGGTGGTATATTTCAAGAAAACTTACCGGCAACAAATTCGCAAATACGGCTAATGGGTTTATCACAATTACTAATATTAATGAATACTAATGAAACAAAAAGGTTACAAATACCAGTGGTATTAACAGGTGGTTATACGAATAAAGAAATTAAACAAAGCGAAGCCGAAGCAATGAAAGTTTTTTTAAACTATTTTATTAAAAAAAATAATCATTTAAAAGTAATAACTGAAGAAGAAAGCAAAAATACATATCAAAATTCAGCTTATGTAAAAAATATTTTTTCAGAAAATAAAATTGAAAAAAATATTATATTAATTACAAATGATTTTCATATGTTCAGAGCAAGAAAAACTTTTGAAAAACAAGGTTTTAACGTTTGTCCAATATCAGTTCTCGCACAAGATTCCTATGGCTCAGGTATCTTTAACTTCAACAATGCGATAACATCTGTAAGTTTAATGAATGAATACTTTGGAATAATTGGCTATGCATGGAAGGGGTGGCTAAAATTTTAA
- a CDS encoding ribonucleotide-diphosphate reductase subunit beta — MLINEIRPQLMPFNYPWAWDEFKNLCKNHWLPQEISMASDISQWKNMGYLTTDERHLIKKILSFFANTDVLVGDNIIMAIYKHITNPECRQYLTAQAFQESIHSWSYSHIVESLSMDQQEVFGEFKKVGTIKDKHDFQAQFFEGILNEGFTTKTKEGRALFLKNLCAYYVGMEGMQFYSAFVLLLNFKRRNLLVGTSEQLEYIVRDESLHCRFGTKLINQYILENEDIWTPELQAEVRQNIEHVVELEDAFVADALPRDILGLSKAQFAKYIRYIADRRIESIGLEPIYGEEETPFPWMNEIMDLPKEKNFFETRVTEYQTGFGLEW, encoded by the coding sequence ATGTTAATCAATGAAATAAGACCACAATTAATGCCTTTTAATTATCCATGGGCGTGGGATGAGTTTAAAAATTTATGTAAAAACCATTGGCTACCACAAGAAATATCAATGGCATCTGATATCTCTCAATGGAAAAATATGGGTTATTTAACGACCGATGAACGACATCTAATCAAGAAAATTTTAAGTTTTTTTGCAAATACTGATGTTCTTGTAGGTGATAATATTATTATGGCTATCTATAAGCACATTACTAATCCTGAATGCCGCCAATATTTAACAGCTCAAGCTTTTCAAGAAAGCATTCATTCTTGGAGTTATTCACACATAGTTGAATCGCTTTCTATGGATCAACAAGAAGTCTTTGGCGAGTTCAAAAAAGTTGGAACAATCAAAGATAAACACGACTTTCAAGCTCAATTTTTTGAGGGTATTTTAAATGAAGGTTTTACTACAAAAACAAAGGAAGGTAGAGCTTTATTTTTAAAAAATTTATGTGCATATTATGTCGGCATGGAAGGAATGCAATTTTATAGCGCTTTTGTTTTGTTACTTAATTTCAAAAGAAGAAATCTTTTAGTTGGAACATCAGAGCAGCTTGAATATATTGTCCGTGATGAGAGTTTGCATTGTCGATTTGGAACAAAACTTATTAATCAATATATCTTAGAAAATGAAGATATTTGGACACCAGAGTTGCAAGCAGAAGTAAGGCAAAATATTGAGCATGTCGTAGAACTAGAAGATGCATTTGTTGCAGATGCCCTGCCAAGAGATATCTTAGGTCTTTCAAAAGCACAATTTGCAAAATATATTCGTTATATAGCGGATAGAAGAATTGAAAGTATTGGTCTAGAACCAATATATGGTGAAGAAGAAACACCGTTCCCATGGATGAATGAAATTATGGATCTTCCAAAAGAAAAAAACTTTTTCGAAACCCGTGTTACAGAATACCAAACAGGTTTTGGTTTGGAATGGTAA
- a CDS encoding ribonucleoside-diphosphate reductase subunit alpha — translation MAITTYRPYHPKVNFNELSFPNVDFNSSLQNIILDVRPFIEQGREYSYIAASILSEQLRLEVLQTIGLESSQSHLPEEEKHYPTLMEYVKFGTEFGQLTNRLRELDLEYLNSCIKHERNYLFDYLGAHTLYDRYLLHKKGMRYETLQHFWMRVAMGVALAEDNAQEATKHAAEFYDVISQMLYVPSTPTLFNSGTNHSQMSSCFLTTTQDDLLDIYRQYSDNAMLSKYAGGLGNDWSNIRASGSWIKGTNGRSQGVIPFIKVQDSSTIAVNQGGKRKGAVCAYLETWHLDIEDFLELRKNTGDERRRTHDMNTANWIPDLFLERVEANKEWTLFCPSETPDLHDLYGDQFKKAYLDYELKADQGKIQNFRKISALQLWRKILTMIFETGHPWVTFKDPCNLRSAQRHIGVVHSSNLCTEITLNTNAEETAVCNLGSINLKAVFLSENPGKTIEYAVRVGMRMLDNVISENFYPIKSAERANHRHRPVGLGFMGFQDVLYLKKIPYSKPEAMWMAENIAEQISYYAIKASALLAQERGSYSTFNGSSWSKGLVPKDTITELGDHVTLPRAPQHFQNDNGELLPCQELLKNDGFNLNLNWNDLKTHVSQGMRNSLCLAVAPTATISNISNCTQSIEPTYKNLYVKSNMGGEYTIINEYLIDDLKNLGMWNTELARELKINDGSLATLELPEHIKELYKTAFDIEPEQLIRCAALRQVYIDQAQSLNLYMSAPSGKKIDEMYRYAWHSGLKTTYYLRTKAATSVEKSSIVAKKKDIKPTEVKACSIENPDCESCQ, via the coding sequence ATGGCAATAACTACTTATAGACCTTATCATCCAAAAGTGAATTTTAATGAGTTAAGTTTTCCAAATGTAGACTTTAATTCATCATTACAAAATATCATTCTTGATGTGCGCCCATTTATTGAACAGGGTAGGGAATATTCATACATTGCCGCTAGCATACTATCTGAACAATTGCGTTTAGAAGTTCTCCAAACGATTGGGTTAGAATCATCACAGTCGCATTTACCTGAAGAAGAAAAACATTACCCAACATTAATGGAATATGTAAAATTTGGTACAGAGTTTGGACAACTTACAAACCGCTTGCGTGAGTTAGACTTAGAATACTTGAACTCTTGCATTAAGCACGAAAGAAATTATTTATTTGACTATCTTGGCGCCCATACTCTTTATGATCGTTATCTTTTGCATAAAAAAGGGATGCGTTATGAAACTTTACAGCATTTCTGGATGAGAGTTGCAATGGGGGTTGCATTAGCAGAAGATAATGCGCAAGAAGCCACAAAACATGCAGCAGAGTTTTATGACGTTATTTCACAAATGCTATATGTACCGAGCACTCCTACTCTATTTAATTCAGGAACAAATCATTCCCAAATGTCGTCTTGTTTTTTAACTACAACTCAAGACGATTTACTCGATATCTATAGACAATATTCAGATAATGCAATGCTTTCTAAATATGCTGGAGGTCTAGGTAATGATTGGAGTAACATTAGAGCAAGTGGGAGTTGGATCAAAGGCACAAATGGACGCTCACAAGGAGTCATCCCTTTTATTAAAGTCCAAGATTCATCAACAATCGCTGTTAATCAAGGTGGAAAAAGAAAAGGTGCTGTTTGTGCATATTTAGAAACATGGCATTTGGATATCGAAGATTTTCTAGAACTCAGAAAAAATACTGGCGATGAACGTCGTCGTACCCACGATATGAATACAGCAAATTGGATACCAGATCTTTTTCTCGAACGAGTTGAAGCAAATAAAGAGTGGACTTTATTTTGCCCTTCTGAAACACCCGATTTACACGATCTATATGGTGATCAGTTTAAAAAGGCTTATTTGGATTATGAATTAAAAGCAGACCAAGGAAAAATACAAAACTTTCGTAAAATATCCGCACTTCAATTGTGGCGAAAAATTTTAACAATGATTTTCGAAACAGGGCATCCATGGGTGACCTTTAAAGATCCTTGTAATTTACGTAGCGCACAACGCCATATTGGTGTTGTACATAGCAGTAATTTGTGTACAGAAATTACATTAAACACAAATGCTGAAGAAACAGCTGTTTGTAATTTAGGTTCAATCAATCTAAAGGCTGTTTTCTTATCAGAAAATCCAGGGAAAACCATAGAATATGCAGTTCGTGTAGGCATGCGTATGTTGGACAATGTAATTTCTGAAAATTTTTATCCCATTAAGTCTGCTGAAAGGGCAAATCATAGACATAGACCAGTTGGTTTAGGGTTTATGGGTTTTCAAGATGTCTTATATTTGAAGAAAATACCGTATTCAAAGCCAGAAGCAATGTGGATGGCTGAAAATATTGCAGAACAAATCAGTTATTACGCAATTAAAGCTTCTGCTTTATTAGCACAGGAAAGAGGAAGTTACTCTACTTTTAATGGATCTTCTTGGTCTAAAGGACTGGTACCAAAAGACACCATAACCGAATTAGGAGATCATGTTACACTTCCAAGAGCACCTCAACATTTTCAAAATGACAATGGAGAATTGTTACCTTGTCAAGAGTTATTAAAAAATGATGGATTTAATCTAAATCTAAATTGGAACGATTTGAAAACTCATGTTTCTCAAGGAATGCGTAACAGTCTTTGTCTTGCAGTAGCACCCACAGCAACTATATCTAATATCTCTAACTGTACTCAGTCTATAGAACCGACATATAAAAATTTATATGTAAAAAGTAACATGGGCGGAGAATATACAATTATTAATGAATATTTAATAGACGACTTAAAAAATTTAGGCATGTGGAATACTGAGTTAGCACGTGAATTAAAAATAAATGATGGGTCTCTTGCAACACTCGAATTACCTGAACATATAAAAGAGCTCTATAAAACAGCTTTTGATATCGAACCTGAACAATTGATTCGTTGTGCAGCATTGAGACAAGTTTATATAGATCAGGCTCAAAGTTTGAACTTATATATGTCTGCTCCAAGTGGAAAGAAAATTGATGAAATGTATCGTTATGCTTGGCATAGTGGTTTGAAAACAACTTACTATCTAAGAACAAAAGCAGCTACAAGTGTTGAGAAATCAAGTATTGTTGCTAAAAAGAAAGATATAAAACCGACTGAAGTAAAAGCTTGTTCTATCGAAAATCCAGATTGCGAATCATGTCAGTAA
- the fusA gene encoding elongation factor G, whose product MTIKDLARVRNIGISAHIDSGKTTLSERILFYTGKIHKIEEVKGKSGVGATMDSMDLEREKGITIQSAATFCQWKDLWVNLIDTPGHVDFTVEVERSLRVLDGAILVLCSVAGVQSQSITVDRQMRRYRVPRIAFVNKMDRAGANPYRVCQQLREKLNHNAWMAQMAIGAEDRFQGVVDLLTMKAFYFDGANGENVREEEIPVDMIEEAKTRRSDLIGALADFDDALAEKFLGDEYVSAEEAAKVMRKAVISLQFTPVFCGSAFKNKGVQNLLDAVGAYLPAPNEVSNEGLDQSNNEAPYQLKSDPDLPLVMLAFKLDETRYGQLTFMRVYQGTVRKGDMLINMASEKRVKVPRIVRLHSDEMEDIEEASAGDIVALFGVDCASGDTFTDGKINVTMASMYVPNAVISLAIAPKDKAAQTNFSKALNKFTKEDPTFRVSRDEESGETIIAGMGELHLEIYVERMKREFNCETIVGKPQVNFREALTQRAEINYTHKKQSGGSGQFARIVGFMEPLVDAGDKIYEFADETVGGSIPRQFIPACEKGFVEQMKNGLLIGAQVVGVKLIVNDGLHHPVDSNEMAFKTCAMTGFRESYMNAKPVILEPIMKVGIEGPEEFQGTMMGLINQRRGVIMGSSGNGGYCQIEAEVPLTEMFGFSTDLRSGTQGKGEFSMEFAKYAAVPRNVQEDMVAKYKAKRAAENK is encoded by the coding sequence ATGACTATTAAAGACCTCGCCCGTGTAAGAAATATTGGGATATCTGCCCATATTGACTCAGGAAAGACAACACTTTCTGAACGTATCCTTTTCTATACTGGAAAAATCCACAAGATTGAAGAAGTTAAAGGAAAATCCGGCGTTGGTGCAACAATGGATAGTATGGATCTAGAACGTGAAAAAGGGATTACAATTCAGTCTGCTGCTACTTTTTGTCAGTGGAAAGACTTGTGGGTAAACCTAATTGACACTCCTGGCCACGTTGACTTCACTGTTGAAGTTGAGCGTTCTTTACGCGTGCTTGATGGTGCAATTTTGGTGCTTTGCTCAGTTGCTGGGGTTCAATCTCAGTCGATAACTGTTGACCGTCAAATGCGCCGTTATCGCGTTCCACGTATTGCTTTTGTAAATAAAATGGATCGTGCAGGTGCAAATCCTTATCGTGTTTGTCAACAATTACGTGAAAAATTAAATCATAACGCTTGGATGGCACAAATGGCTATCGGAGCGGAAGACCGTTTTCAAGGCGTAGTAGATCTTTTAACTATGAAAGCTTTCTACTTTGATGGTGCAAATGGTGAAAATGTAAGAGAAGAAGAAATTCCTGTAGACATGATTGAAGAAGCAAAAACTCGTCGTTCCGATCTTATTGGTGCGCTTGCCGACTTTGACGACGCTTTAGCAGAAAAATTCTTAGGTGATGAATACGTATCAGCAGAAGAAGCTGCTAAAGTTATGCGTAAAGCTGTTATTAGTCTACAATTTACGCCAGTATTTTGCGGTTCTGCATTCAAAAATAAGGGAGTTCAAAATCTTCTCGATGCTGTTGGAGCTTATTTACCAGCCCCAAATGAAGTTTCTAACGAAGGTCTTGATCAATCAAATAATGAAGCTCCATACCAACTTAAATCCGATCCCGATTTACCATTAGTAATGCTAGCATTTAAATTGGATGAAACTCGTTATGGACAATTAACTTTCATGCGCGTTTATCAAGGTACAGTTAGAAAAGGTGACATGTTAATTAACATGGCTTCTGAAAAACGTGTTAAAGTACCCCGTATTGTGCGTCTACATTCTGATGAAATGGAAGATATTGAAGAAGCATCTGCTGGCGACATCGTTGCCCTATTTGGTGTTGATTGCGCTTCTGGCGATACATTTACAGATGGAAAAATTAACGTAACAATGGCTTCTATGTATGTGCCAAATGCGGTTATTTCTTTAGCTATTGCGCCGAAAGATAAAGCAGCTCAAACAAACTTTTCAAAAGCTTTAAATAAATTTACAAAAGAAGACCCTACTTTCAGAGTTTCTCGTGATGAAGAATCTGGTGAAACTATCATCGCTGGTATGGGTGAACTTCACCTTGAAATTTATGTTGAGCGTATGAAACGTGAATTTAACTGTGAAACAATCGTTGGTAAACCGCAAGTTAATTTCCGTGAAGCCCTTACTCAACGTGCCGAAATTAACTACACGCACAAAAAACAATCTGGTGGTTCTGGTCAGTTTGCGCGTATTGTTGGTTTTATGGAGCCTTTAGTTGACGCTGGTGATAAAATTTATGAATTCGCTGATGAAACAGTTGGTGGATCTATTCCAAGACAATTTATCCCTGCTTGTGAAAAAGGTTTTGTAGAGCAAATGAAAAATGGTCTCTTAATTGGAGCTCAAGTTGTTGGTGTTAAACTCATCGTTAATGACGGTTTACATCACCCAGTTGACTCTAATGAAATGGCATTTAAAACTTGTGCTATGACTGGTTTCCGTGAATCTTATATGAATGCTAAACCTGTTATTCTTGAGCCAATTATGAAAGTTGGAATTGAAGGACCTGAAGAATTCCAAGGTACTATGATGGGATTGATAAATCAACGTCGTGGTGTGATTATGGGATCCTCTGGAAATGGTGGATATTGTCAAATTGAAGCAGAAGTTCCTTTAACAGAAATGTTTGGTTTCTCAACTGATTTACGTTCAGGTACACAAGGTAAAGGCGAGTTTTCTATGGAATTTGCTAAGTACGCAGCGGTACCAAGAAATGTTCAAGAAGACATGGTAGCAAAATATAAAGCGAAGCGTGCTGCAGAAAACAAATAA
- a CDS encoding D-alanine--D-alanine ligase family protein, with amino-acid sequence MALKIGNEKTIAVMFGGRSSEHEISLRSAVFILKNIPLKYKIIPVGINKNGSYCSLSGTFLSTDFSSITPDDLAIIVKGSVPSAFIGRKNLKSILLPYLEDEIKNDKTEFFYESNEQKESIRILNLDASCFFPVLHGQNGEDGRLQGLFELADLAYVGCDIRSSVIGIDKDIQKRLAKLAGVPVAKYELIEIEHFEKKLEETILRIEKSINYPCFIKPNSLGSAVGTGRAKNRSELETLLKEALAFDQKALVEEPMTGTEVECAFLGDSCNPKITIAGEIATSDFYSYEEKYANTSKAELFIPARLTPEKMQELKNFAKTIAVITGISGLCRIDFWNCKKTNTFIFNEINTIPGLTSISMFPKLWEYEGVKGELWIDEVIEAAYSRKQRTIKSQYGIKASL; translated from the coding sequence ATGGCTTTAAAAATAGGCAATGAAAAAACAATAGCAGTCATGTTTGGTGGACGATCAAGTGAGCATGAAATATCATTACGTTCAGCTGTGTTTATACTAAAAAATATTCCATTAAAATATAAGATTATCCCTGTTGGGATTAATAAAAATGGAAGTTATTGTAGTTTGTCTGGCACATTTTTATCAACTGATTTTTCAAGTATAACTCCGGATGATTTAGCTATTATAGTAAAAGGAAGTGTACCAAGTGCATTTATTGGGAGGAAAAATTTAAAATCAATTTTGTTACCTTATTTAGAAGACGAAATAAAAAATGATAAAACAGAATTTTTTTATGAATCCAATGAGCAAAAAGAAAGTATTAGAATTTTAAATTTAGATGCCTCATGTTTCTTTCCAGTGTTGCATGGACAAAATGGAGAAGATGGACGGCTGCAAGGATTGTTTGAATTAGCAGATTTGGCTTATGTTGGCTGTGATATCAGATCCAGCGTAATAGGAATCGATAAAGATATACAGAAGCGCCTAGCAAAACTTGCAGGTGTACCAGTTGCAAAATATGAACTTATTGAAATAGAGCATTTTGAGAAAAAGCTTGAAGAAACCATTCTTAGGATAGAGAAAAGTATAAATTATCCTTGCTTTATAAAGCCGAACTCCCTTGGTTCTGCAGTTGGTACGGGAAGAGCTAAAAATAGAAGTGAATTAGAAACTCTTTTAAAGGAAGCACTTGCGTTTGATCAAAAAGCTCTCGTTGAGGAACCTATGACCGGAACGGAAGTTGAGTGCGCATTTCTTGGGGACTCTTGTAATCCAAAAATTACAATTGCAGGAGAAATAGCAACAAGTGATTTTTACTCCTATGAAGAAAAGTATGCTAATACCTCAAAAGCTGAATTATTTATACCAGCTCGTCTCACTCCTGAGAAAATGCAAGAATTGAAAAATTTTGCAAAGACTATTGCGGTAATAACGGGAATTTCAGGTCTTTGTAGAATAGACTTTTGGAATTGTAAAAAAACAAATACTTTTATATTTAATGAAATCAATACTATACCAGGTCTGACCTCTATAAGTATGTTTCCAAAACTTTGGGAATATGAAGGAGTGAAAGGTGAGCTTTGGATAGATGAAGTTATAGAGGCAGCTTATTCTCGCAAACAAAGAACAATTAAAAGTCAGTATGGAATTAAAGCATCTCTTTAG